In Nostoc sp. GT001, a genomic segment contains:
- a CDS encoding VIT domain-containing protein, with product MNTVSAKNLNLGGLYVQSPQGEQLVFPLKHTEVLAKIAGNLSRVDVIQSFENPFTQPLEAIYIFPLPDEAAVDDMEIKIGDRIIKGNIKKREEAVAIYEKAKQEGRTAGLLEQERDNIFTQSLANIKPGEQIDVTIRYTESLKFEAGNYEFVYPMVVGPRYIPGTPIDGSGDTDQVPDASRITPPVVLEGTRSRHNINVTVEIDAGLPISEVRSPSHQLKIEHSGQIVRIQLAGEDTIPNKDLILRYQVSGKETQSTVLSQADDRGGHFVIYLIPALEYSTDEIVPKDVVFLVDTSGSQSGDPLWKCQELMRRFINGLNPNDTFTIIDFSDRVRQLSPTPLPNTAENRTQAIAYINNLQADGSTEMLSGIRTAINFPTPVGRLRTVVLLTDGYIGNENEILAEVQQHLQVGNRLYSFGVGSSVNRFLLNRIAEIGWGISQIIRHDEPTEEVAEKFYRQINNPVLTNIQIFWQGDTESPVIYPKVAPDLFCEQPLVLFGRKQDRVGGNLQISGIAAGGKHYEKMFNLIFEETGNLAVAQLWGRARIKYLMNQMVSFETKAGVEAVTKTALTYQLLSQYTGFVAVSDDVQVEPGSEYLSMQVPVEMPEAVRFGKASAAHKISLSMPSAPASEEAPDFLRQKRSPQSQIPKEVETSLSFDFEEMEQDEILDAAINHQLEVISITGLDNTEIANLTRHLQQLNFPSGFSGEIVFEFTVNKGRVERVMLDEETSTLKDPVVVEKIKRSLLLWRVSSSTTGKVILTLHLHT from the coding sequence ATGAATACAGTAAGTGCTAAAAATCTAAATTTAGGCGGTTTGTACGTTCAATCGCCTCAAGGAGAACAACTAGTTTTTCCACTCAAGCATACAGAAGTTCTCGCAAAAATTGCCGGTAATTTATCACGAGTTGATGTCATCCAAAGCTTTGAAAATCCCTTCACACAGCCTTTAGAAGCAATCTATATCTTTCCGTTACCTGATGAGGCGGCGGTGGATGACATGGAAATCAAAATAGGCGATCGCATCATCAAAGGTAATATTAAAAAACGTGAAGAAGCTGTAGCCATCTACGAAAAGGCAAAACAAGAAGGACGCACCGCCGGACTTCTCGAACAGGAACGAGATAACATCTTTACCCAATCGCTGGCTAATATCAAACCTGGCGAACAAATTGATGTCACAATTCGTTACACCGAAAGTTTAAAATTTGAGGCGGGAAACTACGAATTTGTTTACCCGATGGTGGTGGGGCCAAGATATATTCCGGGAACGCCGATAGATGGTAGCGGTGATACAGACCAAGTTCCTGATGCTTCTCGCATTACACCGCCTGTAGTCTTAGAAGGAACGCGCTCGCGTCACAATATTAATGTCACAGTCGAAATTGATGCAGGTTTGCCTATTTCTGAAGTGCGTTCTCCTTCCCATCAATTAAAAATTGAACACTCAGGTCAAATTGTGCGGATTCAATTAGCTGGAGAAGATACAATTCCCAACAAAGATTTAATTCTCCGCTATCAAGTTTCTGGTAAAGAAACTCAATCCACAGTATTAAGCCAAGCCGACGATCGCGGCGGACATTTTGTAATATATCTGATTCCAGCTTTGGAATATTCCACTGATGAGATTGTGCCTAAAGATGTTGTATTTTTAGTGGATACCTCTGGCTCCCAATCTGGCGATCCGTTATGGAAGTGTCAGGAATTGATGCGACGATTTATCAATGGGTTGAATCCCAACGATACTTTCACAATTATCGATTTTTCCGATAGAGTCAGACAGTTATCACCAACACCTCTGCCGAATACAGCAGAAAATCGTACCCAAGCGATCGCTTACATTAACAATTTACAAGCTGATGGCAGCACAGAAATGCTCAGTGGCATTCGTACAGCCATAAATTTCCCTACACCAGTCGGAAGATTACGCACCGTTGTACTCTTAACTGATGGCTATATCGGCAACGAAAATGAGATTTTAGCAGAGGTACAACAGCACCTCCAAGTGGGAAATCGCCTTTATAGTTTTGGTGTTGGTAGTTCAGTTAACCGTTTTTTACTGAATCGCATCGCCGAAATTGGCTGGGGAATATCCCAAATCATTCGTCATGATGAACCCACAGAAGAAGTAGCCGAAAAGTTCTACAGGCAAATTAACAATCCTGTACTTACGAATATTCAAATCTTTTGGCAAGGTGACACAGAATCGCCTGTGATTTACCCAAAGGTAGCGCCTGATTTATTTTGCGAACAACCATTAGTTTTGTTTGGTCGCAAACAAGATAGAGTTGGAGGTAATCTACAAATCTCCGGCATTGCTGCGGGCGGTAAGCACTATGAAAAAATGTTTAACCTGATATTTGAGGAAACAGGAAATCTTGCTGTGGCGCAGTTGTGGGGACGCGCTCGCATCAAATACTTGATGAATCAAATGGTGAGTTTTGAAACTAAAGCTGGTGTAGAAGCAGTTACAAAAACAGCCTTAACTTATCAACTTCTTTCTCAATACACCGGTTTTGTGGCTGTCAGCGATGACGTGCAGGTTGAACCAGGAAGCGAATATCTGTCTATGCAAGTGCCAGTGGAAATGCCCGAAGCAGTTAGGTTTGGTAAAGCTTCGGCTGCACATAAAATATCACTCTCAATGCCATCAGCGCCAGCTTCAGAAGAAGCTCCAGATTTTCTTCGGCAAAAGCGATCGCCACAATCTCAAATACCCAAAGAAGTCGAGACATCGTTGAGCTTTGATTTCGAGGAGATGGAACAAGACGAAATATTAGACGCAGCCATCAACCATCAGTTAGAGGTCATCAGCATCACTGGCTTGGATAATACAGAAATTGCTAATCTAACCCGACACCTTCAGCAACTAAACTTTCCTTCAGGCTTCAGCGGTGAAATCGTCTTTGAGTTCACCGTCAACAAAGGTCGAGTAGAACGGGTAATGTTAGACGAGGAAACCTCTACCCTAAAAGATCCAGTTGTAGTGGAGAAAATTAAGCGATCGCTCTTACTTTGGAGAGTTTCCTCATCTACAACTGGCAAAGTTATCTTAACCTTGCATCTTCACACTTAA
- a CDS encoding tetratricopeptide repeat protein translates to MIEQVAIAFEHKDYQTAAKLLKQLQKESPENPWVQYYLGRLNEVSEKHQDAEKIYRQLLRDTRNAKIVTLARQGLRRLQEIELEERQRAISQAKSEPNNTELSVLVLEPLSTEMKTEASRKFAQIMQLDPYTARLVLPSRGWRLYRTGQVGELKFYGKQLQQAGIPCFWATIAEIQQIQVYQVKHFQASTPQATVVCRNEVNQLGSLTFDWSEVTARVVGLLPIFEQVVDVDARRKLEWKTQTQDYAQFCDLHIPGRRCILRLYDNGYEFQQGLEIIPQASQNTIRINWNSLSSWIDQQLPQVKIWSDFTSFADTTLDQTEMLSHIKSHIELFRREQTNWDSAFHLYSGLVFVK, encoded by the coding sequence ATGATTGAGCAAGTTGCGATCGCCTTTGAGCATAAAGACTATCAAACAGCAGCTAAATTACTCAAACAGCTGCAAAAAGAATCACCCGAAAATCCTTGGGTACAATATTATCTCGGTCGGCTAAATGAAGTATCAGAAAAACACCAAGATGCAGAAAAAATTTATCGGCAACTGCTGCGAGATACAAGGAACGCCAAAATAGTAACGCTCGCACGCCAAGGTTTGCGACGGCTACAAGAAATTGAACTAGAAGAAAGACAAAGAGCTATTTCCCAAGCAAAATCTGAACCAAATAACACCGAACTTAGCGTACTAGTTTTAGAGCCACTCAGTACCGAGATGAAAACAGAAGCATCTCGAAAATTTGCTCAGATTATGCAGCTAGACCCCTACACTGCACGGCTGGTACTGCCAAGTCGTGGCTGGAGATTGTACCGCACTGGCCAAGTAGGAGAACTAAAATTTTATGGGAAACAGCTACAGCAGGCTGGTATTCCTTGCTTTTGGGCAACAATAGCGGAAATTCAGCAAATTCAAGTTTATCAAGTCAAACATTTCCAAGCATCTACCCCACAAGCTACTGTTGTTTGCCGAAACGAGGTAAATCAACTTGGTTCTCTCACTTTTGACTGGTCAGAAGTCACAGCAAGAGTAGTAGGACTTTTGCCCATTTTTGAACAAGTTGTAGATGTTGATGCCCGCCGTAAACTGGAATGGAAAACTCAAACACAAGACTATGCTCAGTTTTGTGATTTACACATACCTGGTAGACGTTGCATTCTTCGACTTTATGATAACGGTTATGAATTTCAGCAAGGTTTAGAAATCATTCCTCAAGCTAGCCAAAATACAATCAGAATTAATTGGAATAGTTTATCAAGTTGGATTGACCAGCAACTACCTCAAGTCAAAATCTGGTCAGATTTCACATCTTTTGCAGATACAACATTAGATCAAACAGAAATGTTGAGTCATATCAAGTCTCACATCGAGCTGTTTCGTAGGGAACAGACTAATTGGGATTCAGCTTTTCATTTGTATAGTGGACTGGTGTTTGTTAAATAA
- a CDS encoding 16S rRNA (uracil(1498)-N(3))-methyltransferase has translation MSQLQRIAIAPSQLQQGQILLTKEQQHYLGRVLRLREGNRFIAMDGKGKWWLAQLAGEQAEVLEPLLVETELPVSITLMVALPKGNGFDEVVRCCTELGVACIAPVLSDRTLLHPSPQKLERWRRIAAEAAEQSERSFVPTILEPVAFNTAVTANQTSHRYICEARGEYPHLSKVLNSISEEIVIATGPEGGWTTEEIDNAKSVGFQPVSLGRRILRAVTAPVVALSLITATCEV, from the coding sequence ATGTCTCAACTGCAAAGAATTGCGATCGCACCCTCCCAACTCCAACAAGGACAAATTTTGCTCACCAAAGAACAGCAGCATTATTTGGGGCGTGTGTTGCGCTTGCGTGAAGGCAATCGCTTTATTGCAATGGATGGTAAGGGAAAATGGTGGTTAGCGCAGTTAGCAGGGGAACAAGCAGAGGTTTTAGAACCGCTTTTAGTAGAAACTGAATTACCTGTATCGATTACGCTGATGGTGGCGTTGCCCAAAGGTAATGGATTTGATGAAGTGGTGCGGTGTTGTACAGAGTTGGGAGTAGCTTGTATTGCACCAGTATTGAGCGATCGCACTTTACTTCATCCTAGTCCTCAAAAGCTCGAACGTTGGCGGCGCATCGCAGCGGAAGCCGCCGAGCAGTCAGAACGCTCTTTTGTGCCGACAATTTTAGAACCTGTTGCTTTTAATACTGCCGTCACAGCGAATCAGACAAGTCACCGTTACATTTGTGAGGCTCGTGGAGAGTATCCCCATTTAAGCAAGGTGCTAAATAGCATTTCTGAGGAGATTGTCATTGCTACTGGACCAGAAGGGGGATGGACAACAGAAGAAATTGACAATGCGAAGTCAGTTGGATTTCAACCTGTTTCCCTTGGTCGCCGCATCCTGAGAGCAGTTACAGCCCCAGTAGTAGCATTATCCTTGATTACCGCAACTTGTGAAGTATAA
- the sir gene encoding sulfite reductase, ferredoxin dependent yields MVKSAPSPIASRKPSKVEGIKENSNFLREPVATEILQDTTHFTENAVQLLKYHGSYQQDNRDNRTKGQEKDYQFMLRTKNPGGLVPPQLYLALDKIADEYGNHTLRATTRQGFQLHGILKKNLKSAIATIVKNLGSTLGACGDINRNVMAPPAPFKNRPEYQYAWEYAQNIADLLTAQTGAYYEIWLDGEKAISAEEDPEVKAARQRNGNGTIIHDNEEPIYGTYYMPRKFKICVTVPGDNSVDLYSQDLTLVVITNKKKQLEGFNIFAGGGLGRTHGKEETFARLADPIGYVTKDDVYDIVKAIVATQRDYGDRTDRRHARLKYLINDWGVDKFRTQVEEYFGKPIEAFKPLPEFKYHDFLGWNEQGDGKLFLGISIDNGRVKDEGSFQLKTALREIVKQFNLHIRLTANHNLIFYDIEPDSKEAIQDILSRHGVGDDPSKIEPLVRYAMACPALPTCGLAITESERAIPGILERIRALLDKLGLQKQHFVVRMTGCPNGCARPYLAELAFVGSAPESYQVWLGGSPNQTRLAQPYTEKLHHNDLESFLEPIFVYFKKSRKSKESFGDFCDRVGFDAIREFAASYEPQTANGANKSRHRVNLKEEVYGKLKEVAESQGKPMTQLVTEALEAYFQNLS; encoded by the coding sequence ATGGTTAAATCTGCTCCTTCCCCAATCGCTAGCCGTAAGCCTTCCAAAGTAGAAGGGATCAAGGAAAATAGTAATTTTTTGCGTGAACCTGTAGCAACTGAGATCCTTCAAGACACTACCCATTTTACTGAAAATGCGGTACAGCTTTTGAAGTATCACGGTTCTTACCAGCAGGATAACCGCGACAACCGCACCAAGGGACAGGAAAAAGATTACCAGTTTATGCTGCGGACAAAAAATCCGGGTGGTTTAGTACCGCCGCAGCTGTATCTGGCTTTAGATAAAATAGCTGATGAGTATGGCAACCACACATTACGAGCAACTACCCGTCAAGGTTTCCAACTGCACGGAATTTTAAAAAAGAATCTAAAATCAGCAATTGCTACCATTGTCAAGAACCTGGGTTCGACTTTGGGAGCTTGTGGTGACATTAATCGAAATGTGATGGCACCACCAGCCCCCTTTAAGAATCGCCCAGAGTATCAGTATGCTTGGGAGTATGCCCAGAATATCGCTGACTTGCTGACAGCGCAAACAGGTGCTTATTACGAAATTTGGTTAGATGGGGAAAAGGCAATTAGTGCTGAAGAAGACCCAGAGGTGAAGGCAGCCCGACAGCGCAATGGAAATGGGACAATTATCCATGACAACGAAGAACCGATTTATGGCACGTACTATATGCCCCGCAAGTTTAAAATTTGCGTGACAGTGCCAGGGGATAATTCGGTAGATTTGTATTCCCAAGACCTGACGTTGGTAGTGATTACCAATAAGAAGAAGCAATTAGAAGGATTTAATATTTTTGCTGGTGGTGGCTTAGGTAGAACCCACGGTAAAGAAGAAACCTTCGCTAGGTTAGCAGATCCCATTGGTTATGTAACGAAAGATGACGTTTACGACATAGTGAAAGCGATTGTTGCTACCCAGAGAGATTATGGCGATCGCACCGACCGTCGTCATGCCAGATTAAAATATTTAATCAACGATTGGGGCGTAGATAAATTCCGCACCCAAGTTGAAGAATATTTTGGTAAACCAATTGAAGCTTTCAAGCCACTGCCAGAGTTTAAATATCACGACTTCCTCGGCTGGAATGAACAAGGTGATGGCAAGCTCTTCTTAGGAATTTCCATTGACAATGGTCGGGTCAAGGATGAAGGTTCGTTTCAACTGAAAACCGCTTTGCGGGAAATTGTTAAACAGTTCAACTTACACATCCGTCTGACAGCCAACCACAACCTGATTTTTTACGATATCGAACCAGATAGCAAGGAAGCTATTCAAGACATTCTCAGCCGTCACGGTGTCGGAGACGACCCTAGTAAAATCGAACCTTTAGTACGGTATGCAATGGCTTGTCCGGCTTTGCCCACTTGCGGCCTGGCAATCACGGAATCAGAACGGGCAATACCAGGCATTTTGGAGCGGATTCGCGCTCTGTTGGATAAATTAGGTTTACAAAAACAACATTTTGTGGTAAGGATGACAGGATGTCCCAATGGCTGCGCTCGTCCTTACTTGGCAGAATTGGCCTTTGTCGGTAGCGCTCCAGAATCTTACCAAGTATGGTTAGGAGGTTCGCCAAATCAGACTCGACTAGCACAACCTTACACAGAGAAACTACACCACAATGACTTAGAAAGCTTCTTAGAGCCGATTTTTGTTTACTTTAAGAAATCTCGGAAATCGAAGGAAAGCTTTGGTGATTTTTGCGATCGCGTTGGTTTTGATGCCATCCGCGAATTTGCTGCTAGCTACGAACCACAAACAGCTAATGGTGCAAACAAATCGCGCCATCGGGTCAATTTGAAAGAAGAGGTTTATGGTAAGTTGAAGGAAGTAGCAGAAAGTCAAGGTAAACCCATGACTCAGTTAGTTACTGAAGCGCTAGAGGCTTACTTCCAGAATCTTTCGTAA
- a CDS encoding porin family protein, translating into MKRLLKSFVTISALSSLIVAPFVLSAGQASAETKKGTDASYVGAGVAAGVTSGGQGINDDATFGGNVTGRVKLGTTPFSARGNVLWSDKTSAIIPELSVDVPIANRTNAYLTGGYSFVEKDGSPTPIGNRDSVVVGAGVESEVANNFLVYTNAKVGLGAYQNSDASAVSINGGIGYRFK; encoded by the coding sequence ATGAAACGCTTACTCAAGTCTTTCGTGACAATTTCTGCATTGTCTTCCTTAATAGTTGCTCCTTTTGTTCTATCAGCTGGTCAAGCTTCTGCCGAAACTAAAAAGGGTACTGATGCTAGTTATGTTGGTGCTGGTGTTGCTGCTGGCGTTACCAGTGGCGGACAAGGCATCAACGATGATGCCACATTTGGTGGTAACGTCACAGGCCGCGTGAAATTAGGAACTACGCCGTTTTCTGCACGTGGTAATGTCCTTTGGAGTGATAAAACAAGTGCCATAATTCCAGAACTTTCTGTGGATGTGCCTATTGCTAATAGAACTAACGCCTATTTAACTGGTGGTTATTCTTTTGTAGAGAAAGATGGCTCACCAACTCCTATAGGTAATAGAGATTCTGTAGTTGTAGGTGCTGGCGTCGAATCGGAAGTTGCTAATAACTTCCTCGTCTACACTAATGCCAAAGTCGGACTTGGTGCTTACCAAAATAGCGATGCTTCTGCTGTTAGCATCAATGGTGGTATCGGTTATCGCTTCAAATAA
- a CDS encoding ADP-ribosylglycohydrolase family protein: protein MLTAAKTLSGLMGLCVGDALGVAXVEFTSRAERVKSPVTTMLGYGTWNQPPGTWSDDSSLSFCLAECLCRGYSLDAIANSFWRWYKEAYWTPRGDVFDIGQTTHTAIMRLKQGVVPHQAGGKVENSNGNGSLMRILPMAYCHRNFTLGELLARVHDVSAITHAHARSQMACGIYISIAVALLEGADPQTAYLQGLQDIKTVYSVREFLLEKPHFGRIFSGEIAKLPVEEINSGGYVIDTLESSLWCLLNSSSYSEAVLKAVNLGGDADTTAAVTGGLAGIYYGVENIPQKWMNQIARRQDIIYLAERFARAVYA from the coding sequence ATGCTAACCGCTGCAAAAACGTTGTCTGGTTTGATGGGTTTATGTGTCGGTGATGCGTTGGGTGTNGCTNNNGTGGAGTTTACTAGCCGTGCTGAACGAGTAAAATCTCCAGTGACAACGATGTTGGGTTATGGCACATGGAATCAACCACCAGGAACTTGGTCAGATGACAGTTCCTTAAGCTTTTGTTTGGCAGAATGCCTTTGTAGAGGGTATTCCTTGGATGCCATAGCTAATTCCTTCTGGCGCTGGTACAAGGAGGCTTACTGGACTCCTCGTGGCGATGTCTTTGATATTGGTCAAACTACCCACACAGCAATTATGCGGCTCAAGCAGGGAGTTGTTCCCCATCAGGCGGGTGGTAAGGTTGAAAATAGTAATGGCAATGGTTCGTTGATGAGAATCTTGCCAATGGCTTATTGTCACAGAAACTTCACTTTAGGCGAATTGCTGGCGCGGGTGCATGATGTTTCGGCGATTACCCATGCTCATGCGCGATCGCAAATGGCTTGTGGCATTTATATTAGTATTGCAGTGGCGCTTTTAGAAGGAGCAGACCCCCAAACAGCTTATTTACAAGGATTGCAAGACATCAAAACAGTATATTCTGTCCGAGAATTTTTGTTAGAAAAGCCGCATTTTGGCAGAATTTTCAGTGGTGAGATTGCCAAGTTACCAGTTGAAGAGATTAATTCTGGTGGCTATGTGATTGATACCTTGGAATCGTCCCTGTGGTGTTTATTAAATAGCTCGTCTTATTCTGAGGCGGTACTGAAAGCTGTCAACTTAGGTGGAGATGCCGATACAACCGCCGCCGTCACTGGTGGGTTAGCGGGAATTTATTACGGGGTGGAAAATATTCCTCAAAAATGGATGAATCAAATTGCTCGGAGACAAGACATTATTTACTTAGCAGAGCGTTTTGCCAGGGCTGTTTACGCATAG
- the cutA gene encoding divalent-cation tolerance protein CutA has protein sequence METPAGYSVVLVTVGNVQEAEAIANALVEAKLAACVSLLPIHSIYTWQGELHKEEEWQLLIKTDLAQFPAMEAKIKELHSYEVPEIIALPIVVGSQAYLQWIFQQVESKE, from the coding sequence ATGGAGACACCTGCTGGCTATAGTGTGGTATTGGTGACAGTTGGCAACGTGCAGGAGGCAGAAGCAATTGCTAATGCTCTTGTGGAAGCGAAACTCGCTGCTTGTGTCAGTCTATTACCAATCCACTCAATTTACACTTGGCAAGGGGAATTGCATAAAGAGGAAGAATGGCAATTACTGATTAAAACTGATTTGGCGCAATTTCCGGCAATGGAGGCCAAAATTAAGGAACTGCACTCCTATGAAGTGCCAGAAATTATTGCTTTACCAATTGTTGTTGGTTCTCAAGCCTACTTACAGTGGATTTTTCAGCAAGTTGAGAGTAAAGAGTAA
- a CDS encoding transposase, which yields MRKLTDSDKQEILKLYRETAETTSTLADRYGVSNSTISRLLKSTLPEDEYEYLVSLKRAARTPEGRAQVSYEQLPLLSQPEPEIEVPPSESQPLELPKVEPQPRKIIRVQEQLYSEETAESIAASRRVRRRPSAAEKPKLRVTEKLETPEPKPPEIVSIPIPPLKNEHPGAAVIAHMLGEDLLDESEDLDDLEDDDLEDDDFEEEDFDDDDLDDQRPLVTKRRPGEASVEVLPLSIANLPKTCYLVIDRSSELITHSLKDFGDLGQIPSLETQQRTLPVFDNHRVAKRFSTKRDRVIKVPDSKMLHKARTHLQAKGITRLLIDGQVYSLSTTV from the coding sequence GTGAGAAAATTAACAGACTCTGACAAGCAAGAAATTCTGAAGTTATATCGAGAGACTGCCGAAACAACCTCAACTTTGGCAGACCGCTATGGTGTGAGTAACTCGACAATTAGTCGCCTACTCAAAAGCACTTTGCCAGAGGACGAGTATGAATACTTAGTCTCTTTAAAGCGGGCTGCGAGAACTCCTGAGGGAAGGGCACAGGTAAGCTACGAGCAGTTACCGCTGCTGAGTCAACCAGAGCCGGAAATAGAAGTTCCACCCAGTGAAAGCCAACCCTTGGAATTGCCAAAGGTTGAGCCACAGCCACGTAAGATAATTCGTGTACAGGAGCAACTTTACTCAGAGGAAACAGCGGAGTCAATCGCCGCTAGTAGACGTGTGCGGCGACGCCCCTCGGCTGCGGAAAAACCCAAACTCCGAGTCACAGAGAAATTAGAAACTCCAGAGCCAAAACCGCCGGAAATAGTCAGCATTCCTATCCCACCGCTAAAGAATGAACATCCAGGAGCGGCGGTCATCGCGCACATGCTAGGCGAAGATTTGCTTGACGAATCCGAGGATTTGGACGATTTAGAAGATGATGATTTAGAGGATGACGACTTTGAGGAAGAAGACTTTGATGACGATGACCTTGATGACCAAAGACCTTTAGTCACAAAACGCAGACCAGGTGAAGCATCAGTTGAAGTTTTACCACTGTCGATAGCCAATTTGCCCAAAACTTGCTACTTGGTAATTGACCGTTCCTCAGAATTAATTACGCACTCTCTGAAGGACTTTGGTGACTTGGGACAAATTCCCAGCCTGGAAACCCAGCAAAGAACTCTGCCGGTATTTGATAACCATCGCGTCGCCAAGCGTTTTTCTACTAAACGCGATCGCGTGATTAAAGTTCCAGATAGTAAAATGCTTCATAAGGCTCGGACTCATTTGCAAGCTAAGGGCATCACACGACTGTTAATTGATGGTCAGGTCTATTCCTTGTCTACGACGGTTTAG
- a CDS encoding Npun_F0813 family protein — protein sequence MFILKRQDVEISSIQHPKKDQQVPILNYQGQTFRLISVFKASQEEEARALWRELTDNRGKACVLLEEPERFSVWGKIRLEQLDSDTGGHGKTAILIQAGILLLQGVAIDIEEFLGARQAALFEKDIAEVLQQKQFPQASSLEAVKYLVSTNPFAXAAKIPDWQESHVVILLQELHRLGKAYFGNANFTKQVIYKLEDMPEAERSLFITWLNQSPLGKLWQ from the coding sequence ATGTTTATTCTCAAACGGCAGGATGTTGAAATATCAAGCATTCAGCACCCAAAAAAGGATCAGCAGGTGCCGATTCTCAATTATCAAGGGCAGACTTTTCGCTTGATTAGTGTTTTCAAAGCTAGTCAAGAAGAAGAAGCTAGAGCCTTATGGAGAGAATTAACGGATAACCGGGGTAAAGCCTGTGTTTTGCTCGAGGAACCCGAACGGTTTAGCGTCTGGGGTAAAATCCGTTTAGAGCAACTGGATAGTGACACAGGTGGTCATGGCAAAACGGCGATTTTAATCCAAGCTGGTATTTTGCTGTTGCAGGGTGTTGCTATCGACATTGAAGAGTTTTTAGGTGCTAGACAAGCTGCATTATTTGAAAAAGATATTGCGGAAGTATTACAGCAAAAGCAATTTCCTCAGGCATCTTCCCTAGAAGCAGTGAAATATTTGGTATCTACCAATCCNTTTGCTNNNGCAGCTAAAATACCTGATTGGCAAGAAAGTCATGTAGTTATCCTCTTACAAGAACTTCATCGATTAGGGAAAGCCTATTTTGGCAATGCCAATTTTACCAAACAAGTGATTTATAAGCTAGAAGATATGCCAGAAGCCGAGCGATCGCTATTTATCACTTGGCTAAATCAATCGCCACTGGGTAAGCTATGGCAGTAG